ATATCTAGTTGTCaagtcaaattttttgtagCCAAAATTATCCTTCTTTACCTACCCCCTAACccctagccaagttacaacccattcaaaagaccatatgatagcaattgattaccgaactaagtaggGGAGAATCAGACTAaaagcaagcctatggtgaattaGCATTTTTCTTGAGCTTAATTGTGTGCACcccaaacacttgtgtgttagagtgaatcttgtgagaattaataTGCTTTTAAATTGATGCCTATGTTTGCTATGCCTTGATTGTCTTCTTATCACTTGACCAAGTAATGCATGTCCCTTAGATGACCTTAATGACTTGAATTGTTCAACAAAAACCTTAAGCCAATGCAAGTGTAGTCTAATTGTCATCTCATTTTGTCATTAAAAGTGCATTCATCTCTTGTGTGCATCATTAGCGGTTGTTGACTTTAGGCGAGATCATTTGAGCCATTGTTGAATAGGAGTTCATTTGTTGATGCTTGTTCAAGATCGCCATGGTTAGTTTCCGTTTGATTTGCCtaagttcatttcttgcttggggacaagcaaagatttagtgtgaggaggtttgataggagtatttttactcctatctttagcgtcgtttccgcatgctttattaacgttttatcacggttttatggtattttgtaTGCCTTATtgcgtgttttagtatttcaggtactttggagcattgcggaagcattttggtgcaaaagttggaaaagacgacaaaagcgatgcggaaactcgtttgcaaatctgaaaagctgacccctgggcactaattgaccaattcggactagctagaagcctcaaatgaactcgtgatcttcatgaaagttaaagtagacgtcctaagctttccaacggttcaagaatcgacttaatcggacatttctacaccgagttacgaaggtttgaagatcgaaatttggagcagaaaatggcagctcgaatcgggcttctcatttagcccaaggagttctattcgagcttgggcttgctggaatggggaaatcttagttcaagatgcaacaaggctttatttatttgctattttgggcccaacacatgtgtaaatgaatgtttgtctttttccttcttttgttgGTACTATATAAGGGgccttatctctattttaggtatagaagattttcctagactttattctattattgtacttttgaatcttctcctaattttagtcttcttcttcaatagaatttccagatttttatttcctccattgttgaGATCTTTGAAGCTTCATTGAATaaacaagttttattttctattacaattattatttgtgggtttttcatcTTATTGTAAGTACTCTTTACCCATGTCTtccatttatcattttgttgATTTAGCTCTTGAAATGTGTAACTaatcccccatgtttgggggttgagatgATTTCCTTCTTGTTATGTTAAATGGTATGGTGATTGGTTAAATGCTTGTTCTAATTCTAGTTCCTAATGCTTGTGTTAGCCTAGCTATCTAATGCATGATTTAGTGTTTGCTTGACTCATTGAGAAATGGTTAGGTGAATAGACTTTGGAATTATAAGCCTAGATTGTAataccacgagagtggattaggatttaggtgaccttgagtttgttgattaattgatgttgggtaattggttttgtttagtatcacgagagtgagttaggcaTTAATTGATTACTTGATGATTGATTTTGTCGTTCTTAGAGGCTCAAGAGAGCGGGAACGGTGCGCTAGGCACAACTCGGCCCTTGCTATATACCAATTTATCCATTACCATgtatgcatgacctaggaatgatttcaacccctagacatcttttacttattgattaaacttgttcttattttaattgcttgaattgttagtttaattgtttagttgTTTAGTGCCTTTTTAGTGTTAATCTTATTTGAACTTCAGCCATTCGAGtttcgctaaacgaattgaatcgcaactaaaattcattctcatcaatcgctctagattcactcctcgtgggatcgattccgacttccggattattacaagttgtgCTTTTTGCTCAACATCTAGCTTTGAAATATATCCTTAacctaattttatgttttttgaaaattatgtttttttatattaacctAATTGTAATTTTCTAAACTTAATACATagcccaattaaataattttattttagatgatTATTCTTAAACTATGATGTGtatagattttattttatttttgagatttaaatttATCTTAATAGAACCTATTTTCCCTTAAATCTCTCATGAGAATTATGTGTAGTTTGAAGAGATTTGCGAGACTCAAAAAATACAGGAGCGGAAATAGGAAAAAATGAATTTCTGGCATGAGAAAGTTAACAAgaatttttatagttttgagGTTCAGTTGAAAAGAGATATTATGCTGAGATCGTTGAAGATTAATccccaaaattataaaatggatCTGAAATATGACATTATTGATCATGTTGTTATTATTAATGGCATATGCTTCAGATCATAGCTCATAGTGAGATGTTTAAATTGAAAAGCAAAATTGTAGATTTAAacaagaggaaattacaccatttaccaaaaaaaatgaaaataattacaaaagtatatcttgacttttttcatttacaaaaatattaataatatttataaaaatataaaaaaataaaaaataatatcaaacatacggtgtatattgtgggtataatgttagtatactaataaactaacattatttcaacattgtaccaaaattataccaacattatacatactgagattttattaatattaaataaaaatttaccaaaattacatcaaatcgtatactgaaaattaaattaataatataccaaaattataccatcagtataccaagagtatacaaattttctagttcattaccaattatagtgaaaaatacacataaaaaaaaatacatgttatcaactagaaaatatatataaaaatttataatcaatataccaaaaatatactaaaatataccaataataaaccaaatattatttttaaattatctgatttatagttttaatattccaaaattataccataattataccgacattatacaaatcgtacttttgtaattaattttcattttttgatacttttgtaattaattttaaatcagtcgtatttttgtaaataaaaaaagtttataggtacttttgtaaatatttttaaaattttaggtaattttgtcatcgtcccattTAACAATCAGCTGGACCAAATTAATTTTCAGGACTAATTAACTGGCCTAAATTAATCCTCAATCACATCAATTCCGGCCTTGAAGATTTGTTGTTTTGTAAAttcattataatatattattagtcattttgaaaatttgtagCCCACTGAAGTTCGTCTCAGGGTTCGCCAAAGAAAAACAAGCCAAAGATAAGATCAATACTAACGAACTGTATCGGCAAAACTGAATCCTACGGGATTCGCTTGCCTAATAAAGAAGTTCATATGGAAATGATTTGGCAAATAAAAAAGACCGAAATTTGGACACGAATCTCATTTAAAGATTGAGTCCAAAGCGATAAATAAGGAAGATTTTAAAAGATCAAGATCTTCTACATAAAGCTAAAGATAGTTTTCTATTCAGAGCCTAAAATACAAGAAGATCACCCCTATTTAGGACTTGATCCTATTTAGGACTCATCCCTAAACGGAAAATACGCTAAATAAGAATATTTTTCCTATCTAGATTACAACTCCCTAGAGGAACTATTTTCCTATTAAGACTCTACCAGGTTTTTTCTCATCCCTATATAAGGGACTGAGGTATGCCTACATAGAGAATTAAATTGCATACAATTATTCTCTCTTAAATTCAATATTGACTTAAGCACCAGAGATTTAATCGGACAACCATCGTTTGATCAGTCATCTACTCTGTTTTGCAGGTACAGACAGTCGTGGAGCTCATAATCCATCATTTATAAAAGTACCGGGCAAGTTtctgaaatttttaaggtaccAAATTTTTTGTTTACAAATATAACGAAAAAATACACTTAAAAAACACTGCGATATatacaaaacacaaaaaaaaccAATAAACACATCAAATCCAATTTCGTTTTTGTGTTTTCGGACTCGTTTGAGCTCAGAATTGTAATAGTTGtagaattttatttatgtaaCTTCCCGGACCCATCTTAGTCAGAGTTAGCCTACCACGTCAGATCTAGTTGACTACAACATCACCATGGGCTTTGAAGCCCAATGCCGCCGGACCAACAACTTCTATACCAGTTTCTGTTTTGTTTGAACTCGGAATCAACCCCAGTTTGATCCAGCACTCGTAATGATTAGAGGAACAACTTTCGTGTTATACCCAGATTCTGAATCTGACTGTATAGACAGACATACAACAGACAACTTCTATGTTAACTACGCTGTTGACCACTGTTGTATTTGTCTTAATTCTGCCCTTTTTtcaagcaattttttttttcgcaaAATTGCCCGAAGCTGACTGGCGTTGATCGCCGCTAGGCGGATATCTTTCCGGCCATATTTCTACTAAATTCCCACGACCATAAATTTTCCGGTGAGACTCCGCGgttttttttagtgttttttaaacaataattttataaataaaaatcaaaataaaattaatagtatattttagaatatgaaaattttattaattttataaataatttttaaagatagTAAATGAGTATGCTTACCTCAATTTACTATGGATtcctttacaaaaattaaaaggacaaAGACAAAAGCAAATCAACAATGAGATGCTTGGAATACGCGTTTAATACGtgttcaaaagaaaaaaatagtggGATTCATGGTTGAAACTTGAAACCTACACCGCAAGCACCATCATGTATTTGACCTTAGAGCATCCCCAATgatattctttaaaataaagagcatcttttgtaaaataaagagcatcttaaagataaagagtgatatttaaaattttactccaatggactctttaatatcagttttttattgtatataattttaataattaataataaaataaaagtattaaataataataataataataaattaattgactctctaatattaaattttattttattttattttcataaaaaatattaataaaatattaaatattaataaaataatttatttttatttttattttttattcattatttattcagtttttttacttaaagtaaaaatataatatttaaaagtaaaaataaccaccttatttttcaaaatttaaaattctactATTTGAACaatgaagtagagagtgaaaatgactctctacatgtggagagccattttcactctctactctaaatataaataatagagagtccattggactcctaatttattgtcaaactctttaatttaaagagtttgacaattttagagaGTCCATTGGGGATGCTCTTAAAACTTGCTGTTGCTatatttgaacaaaggatcaattcacccctcaaCTTAACACTAAAAGTAAAAACTGTCATTTTCAGCAAATTTGAATCAATTCAATCCCTAACTTTTtctaatagtattttttttattaataacaatatttttttaaaatgaaaacaattagATTAACCTGCATAGTCGCCAACACTACTACTGATGCCTTAGATGACACGCCGTCACCGTCAACAACTCTGTTGTACGTCGATGTTCAAAACtcaataatattcataaaaatcCAACCgaacatattattaaattaaacaaatttcaaatcatTCATCTCATTAAATTTTCAAGATTCTCAAAAAATAAAGTGATCATCTGGTAGAATCATCTGTTGTTGTGAAAAATGACTGAATCGGGTTTCTCTGAGCCCGAGAGCGGCCCGAATAATCTGCCGTTGTTAGTACATCCTTAAAAGCAAACATGCGATCCATGTCCTTTCTTAtctcattttctatttttatataatccCATCTTTAAACAACATCATTCATTTGAAGATCTCGGCTTTTTGCAaaagaaaaatggaaaacgaGTGTAAAAGAGAGTGTTGAGAGGAACAACAAAATCTAATTTCAGAAGGAGTGACTAAAAGAAGGAAGAGGGCAGCTTAGAGTCGGAAAAGAAGCAGGGCTTAAACTCATTATAACATTAAGTGTCTATTGGAGAGAATATTTCAAATATGAAggacatatttaaatttgtttaaaatagaaaagagatcaatttaaaaCCCGATATTcggataaaattttaattttgaaaggttggaatataattaaaaaaaaacataaaaaatatcgTATATTTGAAACATTTAGCCTTAAATTTAACAGTCATGCCTGATTGCCTCTGCATTtaataaaaaagagaaaaagttcACCGTCACAGACTTCCATTAACCAAACGGTTCTCAACTGTTTACAACAACAAAGGAAAAAACAGGTAATATCTGAGGCAGGCTTTACATATACCGGTAGACTTTTCTCCTTTTCAATTCAACAACCTCATCAACAAATTACTCACAGCAACAACCAAGAaagtcaaaaaacaaaaaaaaaaacaaaaaaaaacacaatggTGTTTATCGATGACGATGTTGTAGTTGTAGAACTGACCCACTTCAAATTTCTTGCTGCTCAATTCCTTCATTTTTTGCCTATAAGGTAACTCTTCAACGTCCCCTTTTTTCTAGTTTCTTGGAGTTGGATGGATTTGACGGTGTTGATTCAGTGGTTTCCGCCTGTATTTGGCGGATTTCGGGACAATTTGGAGTTAGGGTTAGATATTGTGTTTCTCTAGCGTTTTTCTTTGGTTTAGAgtgtcattttttaatttttatgcaaAAATACAGTGGCTAaagaaaagttttaatttttcctttaattaatttgtttattggaGTTGGGGATAGTTCTATATGTGGGTTACTtttgtttgaatttgaatttgttgGATGGGATTAAGTTATCTGATGGATCAATCTAGGGTTTTGATGGAGGGCAGATATTCTGGGGATTGATCTTTTGATCAAGGTGTTTATCAAGTTTTGTTCTTGAATTGgttttcaaaaaatttcatTACGGATATATTCAATCGCCTACCAGCAACAAAATTCACCAAGGATATGATGATGCTTTTGGATTACCCTTTGTGGAgataaaattcaacaaaattCACCAAGAATTGTTGGAGAATCTACTGCGTTATCGATGGAGAATCATCATCATCCGTCGACACTCTTGTCCATGGATTCTAGTGCTTCCTCTCACGAAGAATTGGATTTGGAAATGAATCGTCAAATCGTTCTTTCCCGTCCGCCGGATATCAATTTACCCCTGTCAGTAGAGCGTAGCCCTCCTCCGCCGTTATGGAATTCAGAAACATATGATATTTTAGATGTTGGACTTGGTCAACAGGTTTATGAGACTGAGATTTTTCTAAATGTAACCAAAGTTGGGAGGAAATGCGCCAAGCGGGTTGATAGTATATGGGGTGCTtggtttttcttttgtttctacTTCAAACCTGCTTTGAATGAGAAATCAAATGCTAAGATTATCCACGATAGCAATGGAATCTCCGGTTTTGACAAATCTGATCTCAAGCTTGATGTTTTTATGGTTCAACATGACATGGAGAATTTGTACATGTGGGTTTTCAAGGAGAGGCCTGAGAATGCGTTGGGTAAAATGCAGCTTAGGAGTTACATGAATGGACATTCCCGTCAAGGGGATCGCCCATTTCCATTTAGTGTTAATAGGGGTTTTGGTCGGTCGCACCGGATGCAGCGAAAGCATTATCGAGGACTATCAAATCCTCAGTGTGTTCATGGAATTGAAGTTGTCCACTCACCCAATCTCACAGGTCTTGATGAGGACGAGAGGAAAAGATGGACGGAACTGACTGGCAGGGACTTGAACTTCACAATTCCACCTGAAGCCAGTGATTTCAGTTCATGGAGAAACCTTCCTAACACAGATTTTGAGCTTGAGAGACCACTTCCCCAGATAAACATTGCCCCTAATTCTCACCCAAAGAAGCTTCTAAATGGTTCCGGGCTCAATTTGTCAACCCAGCCATCCAATCATAGCAATGGTGATGGAATGGACCTATCCCCAGTCAGCAGCAAAAGGAGGAAAGATTTTTTCCGACATGGCAGTGAGGACGATTGTTATCTGGCTGTTAATCCCCCCTCTGATCAAGTTCCAGATATGGAACTTCCTCCAAATGAACCACAATGGCTGCATAATTTCGGCGGGGTCATGAAGAATGTTCACGGGCCTGTGATAGCTGCAAAATCAATATATGAGGATGAAGAtggttatttaattatgatCAGCTTGCCCTTTGTGGATCTGCAGAGGGTGAAGGTTGCTTGGAGAAATACTCTCACACATGGTATCATCAAGGTATCTGGTGTGAGCACTTCTTGCGTGCCATTCATCAAGAGATATGATAGGACGTTCAAGCTTACAGATCCAACCTCTGAGCATTGTCCACCAGGGGAGTTTGTCAGGGAAATCCCACTTTCAACTCGAATTTCTGAAGATGCTAACATTGAAGCATATTACGATGGACCAGGGTCCATACTCGAGATTCTGGTGCCTAAACTTCGCGAGGGACCAGAAGAACACGAGGTTCATGTTTGCCTTCGTCCTCACCTCGGAGGGAACGATCTCATGCTAACCTGAGATAtacatttgtaagaaaataTAAAGTTGGTGCTGCATAGTTTGACTAACTGTGTAATCTGTGGATCAAAATATGCTACATAAGCTTTATCTTCTATAAGTTTGCTCTCTAATTGCCATGTTTGATGCTTCTAAGCAAATGGTTATCATTTGACTGCTAATATTGTTAGTTcttgaatttaaatttggttttagtcagttatataaaattattagttcTTGAGTATCTTTTGCAAAATACTAGCATGATCTATATATTGGCTTTAGTTGATAATAGGAGAAGCTAATGAACATGGTGGATGGTCAAAATTTGAACCCTAGCAAATTTAATATTTGCTAGTTTAGTAGGTGAGAGTTCACCTAGATCTAGCAATGATCTCTACATAGATTAGAATTCGACGATCTAGTAATGGAGTTCACCAGCCGCATCAAAGGAATCATCCCGCAACAGTTTTCAACTTTATGTAGCTGGATAAATCTGCTGTTTCATCCAACTCGCAACAACCTGCAGGCTCCTATTGCAAAATAGTGGTAATACTATTGAATTACTATTAAAGAAACTTTTGCTTCAAATGTGGCTTATAAATTTTTCTGATTTTCAGTCAGAGGAAGGAAGGATTGCAGGATCAGGGGGAAAGGTAACAATTAGAGCAAGATATAAGAGCACGAGATGCGGCTCAGACTTAAAAGGTACATATATCTGCATATAGCAATTCTAATTGTTTTCCCTCGCATTTTAAAGCTATTGTTTCTGGGATCTGTTTCGACTTTGCATTCTCATATACGTTCgtgatttaaaaacaaatatctTATGTAGAAAATCTATGTGCAGGATAACTTTTGAATGGAAATAAgccttttaattatttacttgGAAGTATTTATGCAAAATAGACCAACTTCTGCCTCCTTTGCAATGTCTTCTCTAAAACTCTCTCTACCCCACTGCTTCCTAACTGCGACATTATTGTTATAAGCATTATCCATTGtaatattaaatttgttttcaaGTCTATTCAGCAGTTCTTTAGTGGCTTAGCAATGCACTTATCTATATGATTAATGACATGTATGAATGAATTTTTTGTGCAGCTTCCGACCATCATCAAGTTAGAAACATGTAccacatatataattaattcttTGAAT
This region of Mercurialis annua linkage group LG1-X, ddMerAnnu1.2, whole genome shotgun sequence genomic DNA includes:
- the LOC126658008 gene encoding uncharacterized protein LOC126658008 produces the protein MENHHHPSTLLSMDSSASSHEELDLEMNRQIVLSRPPDINLPLSVERSPPPPLWNSETYDILDVGLGQQVYETEIFLNVTKVGRKCAKRVDSIWGAWFFFCFYFKPALNEKSNAKIIHDSNGISGFDKSDLKLDVFMVQHDMENLYMWVFKERPENALGKMQLRSYMNGHSRQGDRPFPFSVNRGFGRSHRMQRKHYRGLSNPQCVHGIEVVHSPNLTGLDEDERKRWTELTGRDLNFTIPPEASDFSSWRNLPNTDFELERPLPQINIAPNSHPKKLLNGSGLNLSTQPSNHSNGDGMDLSPVSSKRRKDFFRHGSEDDCYLAVNPPSDQVPDMELPPNEPQWLHNFGGVMKNVHGPVIAAKSIYEDEDGYLIMISLPFVDLQRVKVAWRNTLTHGIIKVSGVSTSCVPFIKRYDRTFKLTDPTSEHCPPGEFVREIPLSTRISEDANIEAYYDGPGSILEILVPKLREGPEEHEVHVCLRPHLGGNDLMLT